atccaacgattcttAATACGGCCacatggatcaaggtaattgtaaattggcgtggctaaatatcacatatagccacgctctttggggcgtgtctataggaaatcagtgaacggctcacaacgttacatgtggacggtgaaggatgcatataattgaacggtcaatattgcatcatcttaaatgagatccaacgattcctaatacggccacgtggatcaaggtaattgtaaattggcgtggctaaatagcacatatagccacgctatatggggcgtgtctataggatatccaatcaacggctcacaacattacatgtggacggtgaaggatgtatataatttaacggtcaatattgcatcatcttaaatgagatccaacggtTCGACTTAAATTGTGTGTTTATAGGTAACCAATAGCCACACCATTTTTTTTTGCGTGTCCATAGCATAAtcaatagccacgccaaaaaacaATTGCGTGTCCATAGGATAACctatagccacgccaaaaaaacTTTTGTGTCTATAGGTAACCAACAACCACACCATTTTTGTttttgcgtgtctataggataaccaatagccacgccaaaatacAATTGCGTGTCCATAGAATAACCAATGGCCACGCCAAAAAAAACTTGTGTGTCTATAAAGATACAATGGCCACGCCAAAAAGAAACTTTTGTGTCTATAGGGTACCAATGGACACACTAAAACAATAAATTGAGTGTCTATAGGGTATcggtacttaagtttttgggacactCTATGACAACGCCTATGGGTTTTGGAGTGTCTATTTCATGCAACAATAGACACGCAAGGTAGACGTGGCTATAGAATAACATTAAGACACGCCATCATACCTAAAACCACGCGAGCAGAAACCACGCCAAGTCCAAACCAAAATGGCGTGTCTAAaaccctatggacacgccaatttagCGTGGCTAAAGGGTCATTTTGTACTAGTGAACTATTATTTTCCTGCAATCCTCCTAATCCAACCAAGGCCCAAAGAACTTGAAAGGGATACTGCCATATTTTCAATTAGGATTGGAATTGAGCATGATGGGGTGATGATCAGACCTAATGTTCAACATATTATAAATGGTTGTGTTAGGATAAAGAAGTAGCCAACTTTCAGTTGCTAATCCTCTATCAAGTCTTTGTTCAGTGAGGGCAAAGCCCTTTCTTTTGTTTGACCAAGTAAAGAGACAACCAGTAAAACCAAGATCCGCTAAATCTAGATTAAGaattttgttgttgaacaaaGTAGCTTTAGAAGAATTTTTCAGTGTCATGAAGGATAAAATTAAATTCACCAATAATCAACCAAGGATGTTAGTTGGTGGATGCTGTTTTATCTAACATTTTCCAAGAATCAGCTTTACTAGAAGTATCATAGGGGCTACTATAGTAGCCAGTGAAAAGCCAAGGGGGATATTTGCGGAGCTGACTATAGCATTGATATGGTTTAAAGAGAAGTCAACAATGTCAATAGAGAGATTACTTTTCCATATCAATGCTAAGCCTCCAGCAGTGCCACTTGACCCTCCTGGATTGACAAACCAGGAGTTGTTGACACTAATCtcatgcataattttcttaagattttCCTGTTTTTGCTTAGTTTTATAGATAAATATAATATCAGGGTTTAGCTTTTTGAGCATCTCATTTAGGTCAATCTTGTCATCTCTGGTGCCTAACCCTTGGCAATTCCAATCCAGAAGCAATGAAAAATTTCCAAAAGTAGGACACATTAGGATACTTGGAATTTAGTCTCCTAGTGATATTATCATAATATTTAGTTATGTGAGTTAGAATATTATAGCACAGATTTGAGTAAAATAAGATAATAGAGAGGAGGAGAGGGGAATAAACCATGCTAGCAGATGTGGAATTTCCCAAGGTACCATTAGGCGCCAAAGAGAGAGTTCCATTATTCTATGTGAAGGTTTCATCCAGGTCCTTGAATCTCTTGAGCTTTTCAGTGTCAGTGCAGTTGAGGTTCTTATCATCATCATTGTAAGTTGGGTTCTTTCTCTTGGTATCAGGGAGGGTGGTCAATAATGGGTTGGAACTTTGATCCTCAAAGATATgagcttttttcttttctttacagTCCTCTTTCTTTTTCAGACCAATTTCAGCCTCCATTCTAGTCTTGATTTGAGCAAAAGTAGGGAGGGTGTTTAAGGGGAAAGCTTTTGGGGGTGGAGAAGCAGGGAAGTAAGTATTAGCAACAGCAACTACTGGATGTTGAGGGTTTTCTGTAGTGCTGGTGTTGTTGGCTCTTGCAGCTTTCATCTTTGAGAGTTTTTTCTTATAAGTGCCTATAATTTTCTTGGTCATATCTAACCTTCTGTTTCTGATTTGACAAGCAAGGATGGGGAGAATTTGATTCATCAGCAGTGGAAGGATGGTCTCCAAAGGTGATAGGATTGCTAGAGGAAGAAGCAATGTTTGCTATGGCTTTTTTATAAATCTAACTTCTTAGCATTCTTCATCTTAGCTTCAAATTCAGCCGCAACATCAGCATCAGAGTAAGGTATGTAAATAACATCTTTTCCAGCTTGGACATTTTTTTGTGGGGTTATTGGTGGGGGTGATGGTTGGGGTGTTGGTACAAGTTGTTATTGAGAATGGTTGTAATTTGGTGAAGTAGTACAAAGGGGACCTGGGTGAtcaagaattctgcaaactttACAAAACTTTATGCCATTAAGAGCATAAGCAAATTCCAGCCAGTGAGAGAGAGTAGGGGTTTCAAAAGTTTCAATGCCAAACCTGAGAGGTCTAGTGACATTAATGGTAAGTTTTacttccagtttttttttttcaaatctatCTCTTCCATATGGCTTTTTAGCATCTTGATAGACTCCAACTGGTTTgactatgtttctgatatcagGAATGATGTGTGCTGGGATTCTCTTAATGAGTAACCAAATCATGACCTTTAAGAAGAATGTCGTTTTGGTCTAACTGAGtataaatttttgtttctttcctGTGTAAAACAACACAAAATAAAAGTAATCGCACCAGAAAATACGTGAAGTACATACCACGGCAAAATCAAACACAAGATATCCCGTTTTATTATGATATAAAGTAATGGGATGTTATACTAAAATGAAGATTTACTTTTAATAATCTCTTCGTTACTATTATAAAGACGGAATAAATCAAAATTCTTATATTAAGAAATAATTTCGGTTTCTCAAATATCCATAtcctttttctttctgttttaaCTTTTATCATATTCCCAACATCAGAACCATCGATTGATGAGGGGATCCGTGGACACTTTTAGATGCACATTATCACATATTTTCTCCCAGAACAATAATGAATTCAAATCTAATATTTTGGTGATACGTTCCTACCAAATATGAGAATGATCCAAAATATCAAACCTTaccatctaccgatcttaatttcaaccatTAAAACAGCTGATATTCAAAGGCGtggatggtggtgttatacgtcCTGAGatcattttttgtaggaatgtaaaGTTTTATAAGAGAaacgtatcatcaaaatattaaatttaaattCATTATCGTTTAGGATTTGTGAAAAAATGacacaaatcatgtatgataTTGTGCATCTAAGAATGTCCGCGGATCATACATCTTAATTGATATCCAAACAACATAAATAAACGGGGGTATAATACTGAAAAGTCATAGTTTACCTATCCATTGAAGTCATTAGATCCTCCGATGATTAAGTTTTGATTATTTGTTAAGCACTGATCCTCCAATTATTAAGTTTTAATTATTTGCTAAGCACTGACATACAAACTAAGTGTTGGTAGAAACTTGTTTAAATAATCcctttaaaaattaaaaacttgtttaactaatgaacttaaaattttattttaactATTATGTTTAGGAATTAAAAATTTGTTTAAATAATCCCTATAGAAattaaaaacttgttttggttgtaATCCATTGAGGAATTAaaatttgttttaattttaatcttgatTAATTCATGCATGTGCATACATGCACTAGGCATGGCAAGTGTCTCAGCCCACCCATGAGTAAGCAACCTTAAGGTCATAAGATCAATTTTAACCAAGACCAAAAAACTAAAGCACATTAAAAAagactcattttctctaacaatgaTTGGTTCATCGTGGATATACCATTCTTAAAATGACAACTTCCAACTAATTAAGGGTGTGCTCTTTGGTTAATCAGCTCTTGAATGATATAAATATGTGACATGAGATGTCTAGCACAAAATGAATATTTGCAGAGAACACTGAGTCTTGTCTAAAGCGACAACGTGAGAGGTAAGAACACTACGTACGTACTACTGATTCAATCATGGTAAGAGGTGGAGGGAGATTACCATCTGACGTGCTAAACAAATCATGTATTCTTGTCATTGGTAAGATTTTTGGAATCTGTTTTTTCTTCCTTCTGACCCCAGTTCTATCATTTTATTAGAGTTGTATTCCAATTaagaccatttttttttttggtagctGGTGTGGAGAGGTTTGCGTTCAAAGCGGTTACATCAAATCTTGTAACATATCTGACAGAGATGTTGAAGATGAGCAATTCAATAGCGGCAAAAACAGTGAGCACTTGGGCTGGAATTTCATTCTTGTTACCATTGTTTGGAGCATTTCTTGCAGACTCCTATCTGGATAGATATTCTACCatttttgcatcttctattgtttaTGTTGCTGTAAGTATTTACTTACGGAATTCAACACTTCATAGACAAACATATAATTTTGAGCAAGCTGATTAATTGACATTATTTTGTTGGTTAAGGGTAAGAAGTTAGTGCATCGCGATTATGTCGCCCTACCCACAAATATATCGGAGGCAGGCGAACTTGAGTAAGCTCCTCTCTTTCATTTGATGTACACTCTCTCCTAAGGCTTAGTCTTATGGGCTAGATatttagctgctagattggccatccacatCCATGGGCAACCTCCTAACTCCCatgggatggccaatctagcagcgaAACGCCTAACAATTCGGCGTTAAACGCCTAACACTAGAGCGTTTGAGAAACGCCGAACCAAGCGACTTTTGACCATAGTCAGCTAAGTTGACGCGCCGCTCTGTTCGACGTGGAGAAGAGTCGATACATTCACAGAAACTCGACCTTTCCTCCATTCTCAGTTCTTCTCACAAAAATGTCCCCTTTCTCTACCGCAAATGATTCTCAAAGATTTTGAGTTCTAGAAGTTGGTTTACGAATTCCTCAAGTGGGTTTGTGCATCATCAAATTTGTGATTGATTCAAGGTGGTTTGGTGCGGTTCCATCCACGAAATCATTCAAGGTAAGAAATTTAAGTTTTAGGTTTAAAGtttatgatttatgatttttggtGCGATTTCAATGAATTTGATGATTGATATTTGGTATTTAGATGATGTAGATGATATGTGTATGacttaatttgattatttgtgatgttttttttaggaatttaatttgattatgtgtgatgaatagaaatgaaattttgatttttgtgatgaaaatgaattATAATTTGTATGCTAATTTGATTAGTTgtatgatgaaaatgaatttgtatgataatttgattagttatatgatgaaaatgaatgataatgaatttGTATGATAGTTTGATATGGATGAATTGAGtatggatgaaaatgaatgataatgatattttagTTGTATGAGATGAATGATAATGAATTATAATGATAATTAGTATGATTAAaatggatgaaaatgaatgataatgatatACTTTTTGATCTTTGTTATTGATAAATTTTAGCCCGTTATGGATTGGACCATATCCCTTAAACTAAAGTGATaatgttttaagttatttagaagtaggatttcaatttcaatgtatttatttatgttttaagttatttagaagtaggatttcaatttcaatgtagctttttatgttttaagttattttaaTTTAATGTATTTTTTAAATTTCTTCTAAACATTGTAACTTTGTTTTGCAATGTAATGGAAGATTACAAATTCTCAAACGGCTACATTTACTTTgataaattttcaaattttgaaacaaactACGATTGAAAGAAATTGCAAAACATGTAGAAATAGAATTCTGGGAAAAAATAGCCGTTGGTTAAAAAAAGAGTCAAGCGCTGGATGGTGCGGCGTCAGAGACGAACGCCGAATGGAACAACGTCCAAACTAGCGCCTAACAGTTCGACGTTGATTCTCTGGAATATTCGCATAACGCCGAATCATCCAGCGTTTCTGTCACTTTTTGAGCGACGCactattcagcgtttcaatctcgctgatagttgaactgcgagcaaatgctaggagagagaagtagccagatagagtgttaacttttttcccacacttttttcttaatttgcaacactttttggccaatctagcaatccaacctagcccataggggttaacCTAAATGTATTATATCTCGTAGGGTAATATTGTTTTTTAACTCAAGTTATACATTTGATGCCGTACAACATACACACTTACCTGCAGAGCAAGCCTAGACGATTCTTTTCTTAATTTAGTTTTTCTTAGAGTTTTGTTTTTGGTTAACCTCTTCTTTCTTTATTTAGTTTGTTAAGTCGGTCATCTAATGCCTACTTAAGTTTGAGTCATGTTTCAAGTTAAGacacattattatttgattattgaagCTTAAACTAAATATCTCGTCTTTATACCTTGTTCTTCCTGCAATCTTAGCTTTATTCAATCTTCTCTCGACGTCTTTTAATCTTTTCTCATCTCTGCAAATATCCTTATTGCATTCTTCTGTTAGGTTCTGCGCTAACATTTCATTTTGTAGCCCTCAGCAGACACCACTATGTATCCAGCATTCTGGCAATCGACAGTCAAACAACACGGCAAACAAGCCTAACGGTGAAGTG
This genomic stretch from Papaver somniferum cultivar HN1 chromosome 5, ASM357369v1, whole genome shotgun sequence harbors:
- the LOC113279202 gene encoding protein NRT1/ PTR FAMILY 5.8-like, encoding MVRGGGRLPSDVLNKSCILVIAGVERFAFKAVTSNLVTYLTEMLKMSNSIAAKTVSTWAGISFLLPLFGAFLADSYLDRYSTIFASSIVYVAGKKLVHRDYVALPTNISEAGELDPQQTPLCIQHSGNRQSNNTANKPNGEVPVVGTVEGTEYVWRLMPIWGMLLIFAIIFQQPATFFTKQGKAMKRNMGNHFMIPPAALQSAINVSQLLRQKDLKLVEEKHPWVRYFDSIMIFWLLPQYIILGISDVFTVVGMQKFFYSEVPNLSIVHGACYK